A stretch of Lactuca sativa cultivar Salinas chromosome 6, Lsat_Salinas_v11, whole genome shotgun sequence DNA encodes these proteins:
- the LOC111913031 gene encoding uncharacterized protein LOC111913031, which yields MSKNIELGKLIRANKGKPIDLDFDREITYSPVGKRGNWFTHGIGRCLWNNVPFNVSGWDNVSPALRNATVVHLKNKFDLDKVNMDPERAQLLRSIDSSLAKVYRGRKSKAHAYFKEIGGPADIQAALNNPPNGMSHENWAKAVEHFQTP from the exons ATGTCAAAAAATATTGAGTTGGGAAAGTTGATAAGGGCAAATAAGGGAAAGCCCATAGATTTGGATTTCGACAGGGAGATCACATATTCCCCTGTCGGGAAGCGTGGTAATTGGTTCACCCATGGAATTGGGAGGTGTTTGTGGAACAATGTCCCTTTCAACGTATCTGGTTGGGACAATGTTTCCCCCGCTTTAAGGAACGCAACAGTTGTTCATCTAAAG AATAAATTTGATTTGGATAAGGTTAACATGGATCCGGAGCGTGCTCAATTGTTGCGGAGCATTGATTCAAGTCTTGCAAAAGTTTACAGAGGCCGAAAAAGTAAAGCTCATGCTTATTTTAAGGAAATCGGGGGGCCTGCAGATATCCAAGCCGCATTAAACAACCCCCCTAACGGAATGTCACATGAAAATTGGGCGAAGGCAGTCGAACATTT